A region from the Peromyscus maniculatus bairdii isolate BWxNUB_F1_BW_parent chromosome 5, HU_Pman_BW_mat_3.1, whole genome shotgun sequence genome encodes:
- the Arl5b gene encoding ADP-ribosylation factor-like protein 5B — MMGLIFAKLWSLFCNQEHKVIIVGLDNAGKTTILYQFLMNEVVHTSPTIGSNVEEIVVKNTHFLMWDIGGQESLRSSWNTYYSNTEFIILVVDSIDRERLAITKEELYRMLAHEDLRKAAVLIFANKQDMKGCMTAAEISKYLTLSSIKDHPWHIQSCCALTGEGLCQGLEWMTSRIGVR, encoded by the exons ATGATGGGGCTGATCTTCGCTAAATTGTGGAGCCTTTTCTGTAACCAAG agcACAAAGTAATCATTGTGGGACTGGATAATGCAGGGAAAACCACCATTCTTTATCAGTT CTTAATGAATGAAGTAGTTCATACTTCTCCAACCATAGGAAGCAATGTTGAAGAAATAGTTGTGAAGAACACTCATTTTCTTATGTGGGATATTGGTGGTCAAGAGTCCCTGCGGTCATCCTGGAACACCTATTATTCAAACACAGAG TTCATCATTCTTGTTGTCGATAGCATTGACAGGGAACGACTGGCTATCACAAAAGAAGAATTATACAGAATGTTGGCTCATGAG GATTTAAGGAAAGCTGCAGTTCTCATCTTTGCAAATAAACAGGATATGAAAGGGTGCATGACGGCAGCTGAAATCTCCAAATACCTCACCCTTAGTTCAATTAAGGACCACCCATGGCACATCCAGTCATGCTGTGCACTAACAGGAGAAGG GTTGTGCCAAGGTCTAGAGTGGATGACCTCCAGGATTGGTGTGAGATAA